Proteins from a single region of Campylobacter sp. RM16704:
- a CDS encoding LL-diaminopimelate aminotransferase produces MFEEIHFNTIERLPNYVFAEVNAIKMAARRAGEDIIDFSMGNPDGKTPQHIIDKLCESANKDKTSGYSASSGIYKLRLAICNWYKRKYDVDLEPESEVVATMGSKEGFVNLARAVINPGDVAIVPTPAYPIHTQAFIIAGGNVATMNFDFNENYELKENTFFENLQKTLHESIPRPKYVVVNFPHNPTTVTVEKSFYERLVAMAKKERFYIISDIAYADLTFGSYKTPSIFEVEGAKDVAVETYTLSKSYNMAGWRVGFVVGNKRLIAALKKIKSWFDYGMYTPIQVAATIALDGDQTCVEEIKAIYARRLEVLLDSFFQAGWELKKPNASMFVWAKLPQSKAHLGSMEFSKQLLQKANVAVSPGVGFGEAGNEYVRIALIENENRIRQAARNIKKYLRE; encoded by the coding sequence ATGTTTGAAGAAATTCATTTTAATACTATAGAGAGACTTCCTAATTATGTTTTTGCTGAAGTTAATGCAATTAAAATGGCAGCAAGAAGAGCTGGAGAGGACATAATTGATTTTTCTATGGGAAATCCTGATGGCAAAACTCCTCAACACATTATAGATAAACTTTGCGAAAGTGCTAATAAAGATAAGACTTCAGGTTATTCTGCTTCGAGTGGAATTTATAAACTAAGACTTGCAATTTGTAATTGGTATAAAAGAAAATACGATGTTGATTTAGAACCTGAAAGTGAAGTAGTTGCAACGATGGGTTCTAAAGAAGGCTTTGTGAATTTAGCAAGAGCTGTAATTAACCCAGGAGATGTAGCTATTGTACCTACGCCTGCTTATCCTATACATACTCAAGCTTTTATCATAGCAGGCGGTAATGTAGCAACTATGAATTTTGATTTTAATGAAAATTATGAGCTAAAAGAAAATACTTTTTTTGAAAATTTACAAAAAACATTACATGAAAGTATTCCTCGCCCAAAATATGTAGTAGTAAATTTTCCACATAATCCTACAACGGTTACAGTGGAAAAAAGTTTTTATGAGAGATTAGTTGCTATGGCAAAAAAAGAAAGATTTTATATTATTTCTGATATTGCTTATGCAGATTTGACTTTTGGTTCTTATAAAACCCCTTCAATTTTTGAAGTTGAAGGTGCTAAAGATGTAGCAGTAGAGACTTATACGCTTTCAAAATCTTACAATATGGCAGGTTGGCGTGTAGGTTTTGTGGTAGGTAATAAACGTTTAATTGCGGCTTTGAAAAAGATCAAATCTTGGTTTGATTATGGTATGTATACTCCCATACAAGTTGCTGCTACTATAGCTTTGGACGGAGATCAAACTTGTGTTGAAGAGATTAAAGCAATTTATGCAAGAAGATTAGAAGTCTTACTTGATTCGTTTTTTCAAGCAGGATGGGAGTTAAAAAAACCAAATGCAAGTATGTTTGTTTGGGCAAAACTTCCTCAAAGCAAAGCTCATCTTGGTAGTATGGAATTTTCTAAACAGCTTTTGCAAAAAGCAAATGTAGCAGTAAGCCCTGGAGTTGGCTTTGGTGAAGCGGGCAATGAGTATGTTAGAATAGCTTTAATAGAAAATGAAAACCGTATTCGTCAAGCAGCAAGAAATATTAAAAAATATTTAAGAGAATAA
- the rlmB gene encoding 23S rRNA (guanosine(2251)-2'-O)-methyltransferase RlmB, whose translation MIVYGKQVFFYILEKHKEKIKEIYLAKECKKADFSIIAKASKKIKKLDFKAAQSLARGGNHQGFLMDIEEFNFDSFESLKEKNFIIILYNISDVGNIGAIVRSAYALGADGIILVAKNMAMDGVIRASSGAALDMKIVLNDDILSMVNELKQKGFYIYASASGGNDIHTIKPKEKKVLIMGSEGFGIAPKVLKKCDECVGIKMYNDFDSLNVSAAFAILCDRMKNG comes from the coding sequence ATGATAGTTTATGGTAAGCAAGTGTTTTTTTATATCTTAGAAAAGCACAAAGAAAAAATTAAAGAAATTTATTTAGCAAAAGAATGCAAAAAGGCTGATTTTTCAATAATAGCAAAGGCTTCAAAAAAAATTAAAAAACTTGATTTTAAAGCCGCACAAAGTTTAGCAAGAGGTGGAAATCATCAAGGTTTTTTGATGGATATTGAAGAATTTAATTTTGATTCTTTTGAAAGCTTAAAAGAAAAAAATTTTATAATCATTTTATATAACATTAGTGATGTAGGAAATATAGGAGCTATTGTTCGTAGTGCGTATGCATTAGGAGCTGATGGAATTATTTTAGTGGCTAAAAATATGGCTATGGATGGAGTAATTCGTGCAAGTAGTGGTGCAGCTTTAGATATGAAAATAGTTTTAAATGATGATATTTTAAGTATGGTTAATGAGTTAAAGCAAAAAGGTTTTTATATCTATGCTAGTGCAAGTGGTGGCAATGATATACATACTATAAAGCCTAAAGAGAAAAAAGTTTTGATTATGGGAAGCGAGGGTTTTGGTATAGCTCCTAAAGTGCTTAAAAAATGTGATGAATGTGTGGGTATAAAAATGTATAATGATTTTGATAGTTTAAATGTAAGCGCAGCGTTTGCAATACTTTGTGATAGGATGAAAAATGGATAG
- the rsmI gene encoding 16S rRNA (cytidine(1402)-2'-O)-methyltransferase, protein MLYFIPTPIGNLNDISFHSLEILQKCKLFLCEDTRVCKSLVRLINEKFNLEIKPDKYIALHTHNEKDFLAKIDENFFEQDVAYLSDAGMPGISDPGQFLIEYVIKNNINYEVLSGSNAALLALVSSALCKKEFIFMGFLANKNPQRQKDIEKLMLNPYPSIVYEAPTRILNLVEEISKIDSLREIFVIKEATKKYESKFRSNALEILEKLKTIDLRGEWCVVISAKEKEFHQNTLCEQDIYELDLPLKTKAKLLSKINAKSPKENYQKLLLS, encoded by the coding sequence ATGTTATATTTTATTCCTACGCCTATAGGAAATTTAAACGATATTTCTTTTCATTCTTTAGAAATTTTACAAAAATGCAAACTCTTTTTATGTGAAGATACAAGAGTTTGCAAATCTTTAGTTCGTCTTATTAACGAAAAATTTAATTTAGAAATAAAACCTGATAAATATATAGCCTTGCACACTCACAATGAAAAAGATTTTTTAGCAAAAATAGATGAAAATTTTTTTGAACAAGATGTTGCATATTTAAGTGATGCGGGTATGCCAGGTATTAGTGATCCTGGGCAGTTTTTAATTGAATATGTCATAAAAAATAATATTAATTATGAGGTTTTATCAGGTTCCAATGCTGCTTTACTTGCTTTGGTTTCGAGTGCACTTTGTAAAAAAGAATTTATATTTATGGGATTTTTGGCCAATAAAAACCCTCAAAGACAAAAAGATATCGAAAAGTTAATGCTTAATCCTTATCCTAGTATAGTTTATGAAGCACCTACTAGGATACTTAATTTGGTAGAAGAAATTAGCAAAATTGATTCTTTGCGTGAAATTTTTGTTATAAAAGAGGCAACAAAAAAATACGAAAGTAAATTTAGATCAAATGCTTTAGAAATATTAGAAAAATTAAAAACAATAGATTTACGAGGAGAATGGTGTGTGGTAATAAGTGCCAAAGAAAAAGAATTTCATCAAAATACTTTATGCGAACAAGATATTTATGAACTTGATTTACCTTTAAAAACTAAAGCAAAATTACTTTCTAAGATTAATGCAAAATCTCCAAAAGAAAATTATCAAAAACTGCTTTTAAGTTGA
- the rpmE gene encoding 50S ribosomal protein L31, with product MKKEIHPEYVECKVSCACGNSFTTKSNKSEIKVDICSNCHPFFTGSEKIVDAAGRVEKFKKKYAMQ from the coding sequence ATGAAAAAAGAAATTCACCCAGAATATGTAGAATGTAAAGTAAGTTGTGCTTGTGGAAATTCTTTTACTACTAAATCAAATAAATCAGAAATTAAAGTAGATATTTGTTCAAATTGTCATCCATTTTTTACAGGAAGTGAAAAAATTGTAGATGCTGCAGGTCGTGTGGAGAAATTTAAGAAAAAATACGCAATGCAATAA
- a CDS encoding 16S rRNA (uracil(1498)-N(3))-methyltransferase — protein MQFLYHSQSGDTCLELKNEIFLHLKVRRVRVGDDIVLKNLKDSYAYIYKCVEISRHSCILNLQDKQKEKQEQKKYLHLALAVVEPKIIEKTLPFLNELGVVKLSFVYMEFSQKNFKLDFKRMEKILIESSQQCGRASLMELEIFDDFKKFQQTYENIVLIDFEGEDLMSFEPSKYIFLIGAEGGFSQKEREKNVKKAKLQANFILKAQTALVGVASKFLI, from the coding sequence ATGCAATTTTTATATCACTCTCAAAGTGGAGATACTTGTTTAGAATTAAAAAATGAGATTTTTTTACATTTAAAAGTTAGGAGAGTTAGAGTTGGTGATGACATTGTGCTTAAAAACTTGAAAGATTCTTATGCGTATATTTATAAATGTGTTGAAATTTCTAGACATTCTTGTATATTAAATTTGCAAGATAAACAAAAAGAAAAGCAAGAACAAAAGAAATATCTTCATTTAGCTTTAGCGGTAGTTGAACCAAAAATTATAGAAAAAACTTTGCCTTTTTTAAATGAACTTGGTGTTGTTAAACTTTCTTTTGTATATATGGAATTTTCACAAAAAAATTTTAAGTTGGATTTTAAAAGAATGGAAAAAATTCTTATAGAATCATCCCAACAATGTGGTCGTGCTTCTTTAATGGAATTGGAAATTTTTGATGATTTTAAAAAATTTCAGCAAACTTATGAAAATATTGTCTTGATAGACTTTGAAGGTGAAGATTTAATGAGCTTTGAACCTAGCAAGTATATATTTTTAATTGGAGCTGAAGGAGGATTTTCGCAAAAAGAAAGAGAAAAGAATGTAAAAAAAGCAAAATTACAAGCCAATTTTATACTTAAAGCACAAACAGCTTTAGTAGGAGTTGCTTCAAAATTTTTAATTTAA
- a CDS encoding 6-pyruvoyl trahydropterin synthase family protein codes for MIIRKMFEFENAHIVRFCSSKRCKTSIHGHSYKVEILLESKYLDNAGMVYDFGLLKDEIKQIIDSFDHAITLFKDDDKVYLENMKKHSQRWVSLPVNVSAENFVRIFFVLIDTLLLKTKMINGEQGVNLKSIIVHETRTGYAQGFREDAYNEFLPKINLGDIEFSKAINDEWKDKDFFKKLQDTNFVFVNQKEV; via the coding sequence ATGATTATTAGAAAAATGTTTGAATTTGAAAATGCTCATATTGTTAGATTTTGTAGCTCCAAGCGATGTAAAACAAGCATACACGGACACTCTTACAAGGTAGAAATTCTACTTGAGAGTAAATACCTTGATAATGCTGGAATGGTATATGATTTTGGTTTGTTAAAAGATGAGATAAAACAAATTATTGATAGTTTTGATCATGCTATTACGCTTTTTAAAGATGATGATAAAGTTTATTTAGAAAATATGAAAAAGCACTCACAAAGATGGGTAAGTTTACCTGTGAATGTAAGTGCGGAAAATTTTGTACGCATATTTTTTGTTTTGATTGATACTTTGCTCTTAAAGACAAAAATGATTAATGGAGAACAAGGTGTAAATTTGAAAAGTATTATTGTACATGAAACAAGAACAGGATATGCACAGGGTTTTAGAGAAGATGCTTATAATGAGTTTTTGCCAAAGATTAATCTAGGAGATATTGAATTCTCAAAAGCTATAAATGATGAGTGGAAAGATAAAGATTTCTTTAAGAAACTTCAAGATACAAATTTTGTTTTTGTCAATCAAAAGGAGGTGTGA
- a CDS encoding 7-carboxy-7-deazaguanine synthase QueE: MDIVETFLSLQGEGKYSGNLAVFVRFARCNFNCVGFGVKKEKNSKMLLGCDTIRAVFTKEFKSCYKTYTAKELFDEVLNLSNAYKPIVVITGGEPLLYYKDKEFLNFINVLLQSGFKTHFETNASIEVDFEKYPLYKECYFALGVKLSNSGVKKEKRINEKALKAFKNYAKDSFYKFVLDKNFLQENKALEEINEILQICENKVFCMPMGANELEISKNALSVAEFCIKNGYNYSDRLHIRIWGDKEGV, from the coding sequence ATGGATATTGTTGAAACTTTTTTAAGCTTGCAAGGTGAAGGAAAATACAGTGGAAATTTAGCTGTATTTGTAAGATTTGCTAGATGTAATTTTAATTGCGTGGGTTTTGGTGTAAAAAAAGAAAAAAATTCTAAAATGCTTTTAGGTTGTGATACTATTAGAGCTGTTTTTACTAAAGAATTTAAATCTTGCTATAAAACATATACAGCTAAAGAGCTTTTCGATGAGGTTTTAAACTTATCGAATGCGTATAAACCTATTGTTGTAATTACCGGTGGAGAGCCTTTGTTGTATTATAAAGATAAAGAATTTTTAAATTTTATTAATGTGCTTTTGCAAAGTGGATTTAAAACGCATTTTGAAACTAATGCAAGTATTGAAGTTGATTTTGAAAAATATCCTTTATATAAAGAATGCTATTTTGCTTTAGGTGTAAAGCTTAGTAATAGTGGTGTAAAAAAAGAAAAAAGGATTAATGAAAAAGCTTTAAAAGCATTTAAAAACTATGCCAAGGATAGTTTTTATAAATTTGTTTTAGATAAGAATTTTTTACAAGAAAATAAAGCCTTAGAAGAAATTAATGAAATTTTACAAATTTGTGAAAATAAAGTATTTTGTATGCCTATGGGAGCAAATGAGTTAGAGATTTCTAAAAATGCCTTAAGTGTTGCTGAATTTTGTATAAAAAATGGATATAATTACTCTGATAGATTACATATTAGAATTTGGGGAGATAAAGAAGGCGTATGA
- the moaA gene encoding GTP 3',8-cyclase MoaA, protein MLVDSYGRVIDYLRISVTQRCNFRCLYCMPKTPFEWRAKENLLSFEELFMFVKVCIDEGVKKIRITGGEPLVRKDLYKFIAMINEYKQDLDLALTTNASLLKQQAKDLKQAGLKRINISLDTLKEEVAFKLAQKNILKDVLNGIDEALELGFNIKFNTVALKGINDSEFIDLLEFAKVRKSQIRFIEFMENYHAYGDLKGLKSAEILNIIAQKYSFKQGQKSPNSPATIYELNDGYKFGIIDPHSHDFCDSCNRIRLSAEGLLIPCLYYDEALSIKKAIRNKDIAGACEVLRTVIKNKSEKNRWTENENNQSSTRAFYQTGG, encoded by the coding sequence ATGCTAGTGGATAGTTATGGAAGAGTTATTGATTATTTAAGAATATCTGTAACACAAAGATGTAATTTTCGCTGTCTTTATTGTATGCCAAAAACTCCTTTTGAATGGAGAGCTAAAGAAAATCTTTTATCTTTTGAAGAGCTTTTTATGTTTGTAAAAGTCTGTATAGATGAAGGGGTTAAAAAAATTCGTATTACTGGTGGTGAGCCTTTAGTAAGAAAAGATTTATATAAATTTATTGCTATGATCAATGAATATAAGCAAGATTTAGATTTAGCACTTACAACAAATGCTTCTTTGCTCAAACAACAAGCAAAAGATTTAAAACAAGCCGGTTTAAAAAGAATCAATATTTCACTAGATACCTTAAAAGAAGAGGTGGCTTTTAAATTAGCTCAAAAAAACATACTTAAAGATGTACTAAATGGTATTGATGAGGCTTTAGAATTAGGCTTTAATATTAAATTTAACACCGTAGCTCTTAAAGGGATTAATGATAGTGAATTTATCGATCTTTTAGAGTTTGCCAAAGTACGTAAAAGTCAAATTCGCTTTATAGAGTTTATGGAAAATTACCATGCTTATGGGGATTTGAAAGGCTTAAAATCAGCAGAAATTTTAAATATTATTGCTCAAAAGTATTCTTTTAAACAAGGACAAAAAAGTCCAAATTCCCCCGCAACTATTTATGAACTTAATGATGGATATAAATTTGGTATTATTGATCCGCATAGTCATGATTTTTGTGATAGTTGTAACCGTATAAGACTTTCTGCTGAAGGGCTTTTAATACCTTGTTTGTATTATGATGAGGCTTTAAGTATTAAAAAAGCTATACGCAATAAAGATATAGCCGGAGCTTGTGAAGTTTTAAGAACCGTGATTAAAAATAAATCAGAAAAAAATAGATGGACAGAAAACGAAAATAACCAAAGTTCCACAAGAGCCTTTTATCAAACAGGTGGATAA
- the mqnP gene encoding menaquinone biosynthesis prenyltransferase MqnP → MLLLFKEKLKDILDLIVFKHSIFALPFLFVSMIVASMILNNSTWFGFKALLLGVICAVSARNFAMAINRLMDEDIDKNNPRCANRPNIDGRIGKTSILLFIIINAIVFVLASYFINKLAFALSLPVLFILAIYSAFKRFSSLAHLVLGFCLGLAPIAGSIVVLGSIEIYSVILCLGVTFWTAGFDLLYALQDMEYDKKTGLYSIPAKFGLEATLFISAFCHVLAVLFWLLFVWVAPTGNIAFLGVIISAVILFFEHHIVRKNFAKIDKAFFTLNGYLSIVFFIFIWVDLLWK, encoded by the coding sequence ATGCTTTTATTATTTAAAGAAAAATTAAAAGATATTTTAGATTTAATTGTTTTTAAACATTCTATTTTTGCTTTGCCGTTTTTATTTGTTTCGATGATAGTCGCATCTATGATTTTAAATAATAGCACATGGTTTGGATTTAAGGCTTTATTATTGGGTGTTATTTGTGCAGTGAGTGCAAGAAATTTTGCTATGGCAATCAATCGCTTGATGGATGAGGATATTGATAAAAACAACCCAAGGTGTGCCAATAGACCCAATATTGATGGACGTATAGGAAAAACTAGTATTTTACTTTTCATCATTATAAATGCTATTGTTTTTGTTTTGGCAAGTTATTTTATCAATAAACTAGCCTTTGCACTTTCTTTACCGGTATTGTTTATTTTAGCTATTTATTCAGCTTTTAAAAGATTTTCATCCCTAGCACATTTAGTATTAGGATTTTGCCTAGGGCTTGCTCCTATTGCAGGTAGTATTGTAGTTTTGGGAAGTATTGAAATTTATAGTGTGATTTTGTGTTTGGGTGTTACTTTTTGGACAGCTGGTTTTGATTTGCTTTATGCTTTGCAAGATATGGAGTATGATAAAAAAACGGGTTTGTATTCTATACCTGCTAAATTTGGACTTGAAGCAACTTTATTTATTTCAGCATTTTGTCATGTTTTGGCTGTACTTTTTTGGCTTTTATTTGTTTGGGTAGCTCCAACGGGAAATATTGCTTTTTTGGGTGTGATAATTAGTGCAGTGATTTTGTTTTTTGAACACCACATTGTTAGAAAGAATTTTGCAAAAATTGACAAAGCATTTTTTACTTTAAATGGGTATTTAAGTATAGTATTTTTTATTTTTATATGGGTTGATCTTTTATGGAAATAA
- the miaA gene encoding tRNA (adenosine(37)-N6)-dimethylallyltransferase MiaA, producing MFFEFALIGTTASGKTELANKLAYEFNGSILSLDSLCVYKQINIASAKTDEKTLNELDYFGINLLNVDEHFNIALFFEEYKKAKAFAQKNNQMLIITGGTSFYLKALIDGLSANFKESQSSLSNDEIYNLMIKIDPHVKIGKNDSYRLKKWLGIYEQTHKIPSEVLKETKQEPLIKKLDIFEISWQKELLEKRIIVRTKNMLNEGLIDEAKMLFDNYDNNLKALNSIGLKECKEFLDEKINLKELEELIIIHTRQLAKRQRTFNKKFIKKNLHFEKSYEILKNYILKNYG from the coding sequence ATGTTTTTTGAATTTGCTCTCATTGGAACCACTGCAAGTGGAAAAACAGAACTTGCAAATAAGCTTGCTTATGAATTTAATGGGAGTATTTTAAGTCTTGATAGTCTTTGTGTATACAAACAAATTAATATTGCTTCTGCAAAAACTGATGAGAAAACCTTAAATGAACTTGATTATTTTGGCATAAATTTATTAAATGTTGATGAGCATTTTAATATTGCTTTATTTTTTGAAGAATACAAAAAGGCAAAAGCTTTTGCTCAAAAAAATAATCAAATGCTTATTATCACGGGTGGGACTAGTTTTTATTTAAAAGCTCTAATAGATGGATTAAGTGCAAATTTTAAAGAAAGCCAAAGTTCTTTGAGTAATGATGAAATTTATAATTTAATGATAAAAATTGATCCACATGTAAAAATAGGAAAAAATGATAGTTATCGTTTAAAAAAATGGCTTGGAATTTATGAGCAAACCCATAAAATTCCAAGTGAAGTCTTAAAAGAAACCAAACAAGAACCACTTATTAAAAAACTTGATATTTTTGAAATTTCTTGGCAAAAAGAACTTTTAGAAAAACGCATTATTGTACGCACGAAAAATATGTTAAATGAGGGCTTAATAGATGAAGCTAAAATGTTATTTGATAATTATGATAACAATTTAAAAGCGTTAAATTCAATAGGTTTAAAAGAATGTAAAGAATTTTTAGATGAAAAAATAAATTTAAAAGAACTCGAAGAGCTCATCATCATTCACACAAGACAACTTGCCAAAAGACAAAGAACTTTTAATAAAAAATTTATAAAAAAAAACTTACATTTTGAAAAATCTTATGAGATTTTGAAAAATTACATTTTGAAAAATTATGGTTGA
- a CDS encoding tetratricopeptide repeat protein codes for MIRIFVLIFLGVIYAFSFEIIVNKGEENKHPFTLLHLKDDKEFTCKSVFEFEKTHFECNVLGVSNMQFQNKEFDTFAIYFEKQQTFLTIKIYPKILAKMFNYSQNIFNIKEIQTQNNDTSKHFVFIFTEDLRYYKPSDGLDFNVYFEDALMPFIGALDLNSNPMETSKSADFNTYFNIKQEYDAKKYDQVLRDTTNAINRYQGSIFMNEFELYKLRAQNKLYTYELDKDQQILEQMLDDAKRWVRTYINDKDYTEVMYIMMRIYMGLSQRSNVEYVVDTLKTEHKNDKFTIMALLDYADYLYNLGKKTTANNIYQDVYYSTPNADLASRAALFLSKNFLEQQNIGEAKELAKKILDSNPNFFLSELDNSLLLAKTFENNRIYDLSSKIYEYIFANLTKIDKEYERVLKDLALSLLNANEYTKAQKYLDLYAEDFPLGEYISLIKEAQDKNFLYLKDANASFLHQRYDEIMQKYAGEISSKALFDNIKLYFQEKNYEKVISYQQDIEKYSNKEIKNLLEEAAIFVLSEKLKKDECLAAVKIYDDFKVYNIGSKIDNKKQMLECFKRTTRIEEAKKYIVENEKDDLIFYKLQNAELALKDKRYSFVVKAINDILNTRTIISDNEKFEANYIKFFAELGLQDYNAMIKTLQKLEQFPMNYRMVELYYEFLRYCEKNNFLTSILTYAPKAIDYQNLKGVNLFTPDLEFIYIEALKQNNQTQESLNLFKDLLANPLKDDERARAFYIQSGIYENLKDIKNQKQSLQNCIDINITSSWQNLCKDKMDILNTQP; via the coding sequence ATGATAAGAATATTTGTTTTGATTTTTTTAGGTGTAATATATGCATTTTCTTTTGAAATCATTGTTAATAAAGGAGAGGAAAATAAACACCCCTTTACTCTCTTGCATTTAAAAGATGATAAAGAATTTACTTGTAAAAGTGTTTTTGAATTTGAAAAAACACATTTTGAATGCAATGTTTTAGGTGTGAGTAATATGCAATTTCAAAATAAAGAATTTGATACTTTTGCAATTTATTTTGAAAAACAGCAGACTTTTTTAACAATTAAAATTTATCCTAAAATTTTAGCAAAAATGTTTAATTATTCTCAAAATATTTTTAATATTAAAGAAATTCAAACTCAAAATAACGATACATCTAAGCATTTCGTTTTTATTTTCACAGAGGATTTAAGATATTACAAACCAAGTGATGGACTTGATTTTAATGTTTATTTTGAAGATGCTTTAATGCCATTTATTGGTGCTTTAGATTTAAATTCTAATCCTATGGAAACATCAAAAAGTGCGGATTTTAATACATATTTTAATATTAAACAAGAATATGATGCAAAAAAATATGATCAAGTTTTAAGAGATACCACCAACGCAATTAATCGTTATCAAGGCAGCATTTTTATGAATGAGTTTGAGCTTTATAAACTTAGAGCACAAAATAAACTCTACACTTATGAGCTTGATAAAGATCAGCAAATTTTGGAGCAAATGCTAGATGATGCAAAAAGATGGGTAAGAACTTATATTAATGATAAAGATTATACTGAAGTAATGTATATTATGATGAGAATTTATATGGGCTTATCACAACGATCTAATGTAGAATATGTTGTAGATACTTTAAAAACTGAACATAAGAATGATAAATTTACTATAATGGCTTTACTTGATTATGCAGATTATTTATATAATTTGGGTAAAAAAACTACAGCTAATAATATTTATCAAGATGTGTATTATTCTACTCCTAATGCAGATTTAGCTAGTAGAGCAGCGTTGTTTTTATCAAAGAATTTTTTAGAACAGCAAAACATAGGTGAAGCTAAAGAGTTGGCAAAAAAGATTTTAGATTCTAACCCTAATTTTTTCTTGAGTGAATTAGACAATTCTTTATTGTTAGCAAAAACTTTTGAAAACAACAGAATTTATGATTTAAGTTCTAAAATTTATGAGTATATTTTTGCAAATCTTACCAAGATAGATAAAGAATATGAAAGAGTATTAAAAGATCTTGCTTTGTCTTTGTTGAATGCAAATGAATATACCAAAGCTCAAAAATATCTTGATCTTTACGCAGAAGATTTTCCTTTGGGTGAATATATAAGTTTAATTAAAGAAGCACAAGATAAAAATTTTTTATATTTAAAAGATGCGAATGCTAGTTTTCTACATCAAAGATATGATGAAATTATGCAAAAATATGCAGGTGAAATTTCAAGTAAAGCTTTATTTGATAATATTAAATTATATTTTCAAGAAAAAAATTATGAAAAAGTTATTAGTTACCAACAAGATATTGAAAAATATTCCAATAAAGAAATAAAAAATCTCTTGGAAGAGGCGGCTATTTTTGTTTTAAGCGAAAAGTTAAAAAAAGATGAATGTTTAGCTGCAGTTAAAATATATGATGATTTTAAAGTTTATAATATAGGGAGCAAAATTGACAACAAAAAACAAATGCTTGAATGTTTTAAACGAACAACTCGTATAGAAGAAGCTAAAAAATATATAGTAGAGAACGAAAAAGATGACTTGATTTTTTATAAACTTCAAAATGCTGAATTAGCTTTGAAAGATAAGCGCTATAGTTTTGTTGTTAAAGCTATAAATGATATTTTAAATACAAGAACTATTATTAGTGATAATGAAAAATTTGAAGCAAATTATATTAAATTTTTTGCCGAGCTTGGACTTCAAGATTATAATGCTATGATAAAAACTTTACAAAAATTAGAACAATTCCCTATGAATTATCGTATGGTTGAACTTTATTATGAATTTTTACGTTACTGTGAAAAAAATAATTTTTTAACGAGTATTTTAACTTATGCTCCAAAGGCAATTGATTATCAAAATTTAAAAGGAGTGAATCTTTTTACACCAGATCTCGAATTTATATATATTGAAGCTTTAAAACAAAATAATCAAACCCAAGAATCACTAAACTTGTTTAAAGATTTGTTGGCTAATCCTTTAAAAGATGATGAGCGAGCAAGAGCTTTTTATATACAAAGTGGCATTTATGAGAACTTAAAAGACATAAAAAATCAAAAGCAAAGTTTGCAAAATTGTATTGATATTAATATAACAAGTAGTTGGCAGAATTTGTGTAAAGATAAGATGGATATTTTAAACACTCAACCATAA